A part of Candida albicans SC5314 chromosome 2, complete sequence genomic DNA contains:
- a CDS encoding casein kinase (Putative casein kinase; plasma membrane-localized), with protein sequence MNFGTSHSSSSKNSHNNNVVGLHYKIGKKIGEGSFGVIFEGVNILNNAQVAIKFEPRKCEAPQLRDEYRAYKQLQGSKGIPNAYYFGQEGVHNILVIDLLGPSLEDLFDWCGRRFSIKTVIQVAIQMIRLVEQVHQQNLIYRDIKPDNFLIGKPDTPEANQIFFVDFGMAKQYRDPRTKQHIPYREKKALSGTARYMSINTHLGREQSRRDDLESLGHVFMYFLRGALPWQGLKAPTNKQKYEKIGMKKQTTSINELCYGFPIQFAQYLTYVRNLKFDETPDYQYLVGLMEKASISAGIELDGHFDWMDLNGGKGWDAALNKKANLHGYGNPYPHPSQGQRRXAATTAGTIQTTTIITKISTIQFTPSTITWEFSFKR encoded by the coding sequence ATGAATTTTGGAACTAGTCAtagcagtagtagtaaaAATTCccacaataataatgttgtGGGATTACATTATAAAATAggtaaaaaaattggtgaaGGATCATTTGGAGTTATATTTGAAGGAGTAAATATTCTTAATAATGCTCAAGTTGCGATTAAATTTGAACCTCGGAAATGTGAAGCTCCACAATTACGTGATGAATATCGAGCAtataaacaattacaaGGGAGTAAAGGTATTCCTAATGCTTATTATTTTGGTCAAGAAGGAGTACATAATATATTAgtgattgatttattagGACCTTCATTAGAggatttatttgattggtGTGGTAGACGATTCAGTATTAAAACGGTAATTCAAGTAGCTATACAAATGATACGGTTAGTAGAACAAGTTCATCAACagaatttaatttatcgAGATATTAAACCCgacaattttttaattggaAAACCTGATACTCCAGAGGctaatcaaattttttttgttgattttggtaTGGCAAAACAATATCGAGACCCAAGAACTAAACAACATATTCCTTATCGAGAGAAAAAGGCATTAAGTGGTACGGCACGTTATATGAGTATCAATACTCATTTAGGTCGAGAACAATCTCGGCGCGATGATTTAGAAAGTTTAGGTCATGTTTTCATGTATTTTCTTCGAGGAGCATTACCATGGCAAGGTTTAAAAGCCCCCaccaataaacaaaaatatgaaaaaattgggaTGAAAAAGCAAACTacatcaattaatgaattatgTTATGGATTTCCAATACAATTTGCTCAATATTTGACTTATGTACgtaatttaaaatttgatgaaactcccgattatcaatatttagTGGGTTTAATGGAAAAAGCTCTGATTTCCGCTGGGATTGAACTTGATGGTCATTTTGATTGGATGGATTTGAATGGTGGTAAAGGTTGGGATGCTgcattaaataaaaaagctAATTTACATGGTTATGGGAATCCTTATCCTCATCCTTCTCAGGGACAAAGACGGSMagcagcaacaacagcaggAACAATTCAAACAACCACTATCATCACCAAAATCTCAACAATACAATTCACCCCATCAACCATTACTTGGGAATTCTCGTTCAAGAgataa
- the EAF3 gene encoding Eaf3p (Subunit of the NuA4 histone acetyltransferase complex; rat catheter and Spider biofilm induced), with protein sequence MVEYKPNQTVYAYHGPLIYEAKILKLKNGKDSFIINQDFQHEPLEEKPNSSGNHHHHHHSQHIAKFDPKKWQDQTCYYLHYQGWNSKWDEWVGIDRIMEYNEENKFKKLELDQLTKKKKAINNNEIIVNATTKNHTNNKNKKESNKRKSSSATTTSGVTAGTNNNKKQKSASTSTTNNTSGNSGTTSNKSKQILSRLNLNFPPELKHILVNDWEYITKDRKLVSLPSQYPINQILQDYKTYRTKQLTSNSDQLSILIEILTGLEIYFNKSLSLILLYKYEHLQYLNFLKQNIINPQQDILQSNIYGVEHLLRLIISFPGLLSTTTMDGISLSVLISELESLCRFIGDRLQLYQNNYEFTSPQYDSLARS encoded by the coding sequence ATGGTTGAATATAAACCTAATCAAACAGTATATGCCTATCACGGTCCACTCATTTATGAAGccaaaatattaaaattgaaaaatggtaAAGATTCatttataatcaatcaagATTTCCAACATGAACCACTAGAAGAGAAACCTAATAGTAGTGGtaaccatcatcatcaccatcataGTCAACATATTGCCAAATTTGATCCGAAAAAATGGCAAGATCAAACTTGTTATTATTTACATTATCAAGGATGGAATTCCAAATGGGATGAATGGGTAGGCATTGATAGAATAATGGAatataatgaagaaaataaattcaaaaaattagaattagaTCAATTaacgaaaaagaagaaagctattaataataatgaaataataGTTAATGCCACAACTAAGAATCatactaataataagaataaaaaagaatcaaataaacGTAAATCCTcatcagcaacaacaacaagtgGAGTTACAGCCGGtaccaacaataacaagaaGCAGAAATCAGCCTCTACGTCAACTACAAATAACACAAGTGGTAATAGTGGCACCACTTCTAATAAATCCAAACAAATATTATCCAGACTTAATTTAAATTTCCCACCAGAATTAAAACATATATTAGTCAATGATTGGGAATATATAACTAAAGATCGCAAATTAGTATCATTACCAAGTCAATATCctataaatcaaatattacAAGATTATAAAACATATCGAACGAAACAATTAACTAGTAATTCTGatcaattatcaatattaattgaaatattaaCTGGATTagaaatttattttaataaatcattaagtttaattttattatataaatatgaacatttacaatatttgaattttttaaaacaaaatatcattaatcCACAACAAGATATTTTACAAAGTAATATTTATGGAGTAGAGCATTTATTAAGAttaattatttcatttccaggattattatcaacaacaacaatggaTGGTATTAGTTTAAGTGTATTAATACTGGAATTGGAATCATTATGTCGATTTATTGGTGATAGATTACAATTGtatcaaaataattatgAATTTACATCACCTCAATATGATAGTTTAGCTAGGTCGTAA